One genomic window of Elaeis guineensis isolate ETL-2024a chromosome 2, EG11, whole genome shotgun sequence includes the following:
- the LOC105046631 gene encoding probable NAD(P)H dehydrogenase subunit CRR3, chloroplastic, translating to MGRISAAAGLLTATAAVPHFSPPATAAAATRARTRTILASQTARPSHRTNGSPPRKQPSVAEVERAIGVASDPFQSSTSSSSSPFLDFVSSTPIGQAEGPTERKIRETAEWVVDHTEAHARSGQRILMMLSLKILPVWLLLLLVASGVVKLPFDLPFMDDLIT from the exons ATGGGTCGGATATCGGCAGCAGCGGGACTATTAACGGCAACAGCAGCTGTACCCCACTTCTCTCCTcccgccaccgccgccgccgccaccagAGCCCGCACCAGAACCATCCTCGCCTCCCAGACCGCCAGACCTTCTCATAGAACAAACGGCTCTCCGCCACGGAAGCAACCCTCAGTGGCGGAGGTCGAGCGGGCTATAGGGGTCGCCAGCGACCCCTTCCAATCCTCAACGTCGTCATCCTCTTCTCCATTTCTGGACTTCGTCTCCTCTACTCCCATCGGGCAGGCCGAGGGTCCTACGGAGAGGAAGATCCGTGAGACGGCGGAATGGGTGGTTGATCACACCGAGGCCCATGCTCGCTCCG GGCAGCGGATTCTGATGATGTTGTCTCTCAAAATCTTGCCAGTGTGGCTCTTGCTTCTCCTGGTCGCATCTGGGGTCGTAAAGCTTCCATTTGATCTCCCATTTATGGATGATTTAATTACATAA
- the LOC105046639 gene encoding peptidyl-tRNA hydrolase, mitochondrial: protein MLGISAALLSSANAGGLRFSFPCFATRGARRTMMPPSSSSLNLSSPHAFASSANDPTNPKKPWLLVGLGNPGKMYQGTRHNVGFEMLDAIAEAEGISVSKLRFRAMFGEGCIGNAPVMLAKPQTFMNASGESVGSLVSYFNIPLNQVLLMYDDLDLPFAKLRLLPKGGHGGHNGMRSVINHFKGSRDFPRLRIGIGRPPGKMDPANFVLRPFNKQEREEIDFTFQRGIEAIRILVLEGINKSATFVNSVQSSELLNN from the exons ATGCTGGGCATCTCGGCGGCTCTCTTGTCGTCCGCCAACGCCGGTGGGCTGCGCTTCTCCTTTCCTTGCTTTGCCACACGGGGGGCACGGCGCACTATGATGCcgccttcctcctcctcccttaACCTCTCATCTCCCCACGCCTTCGCTTCGTCCGCCAACGACCCGACCAACCCCAAGAAACCTTGGTTGCTTGTCGGCCTTGGCAACCCGGGCAAGATGTACCAAGGAACCCGCCACAAC GTTGGTTTCGAGATGTTAGATGCTATAGCTGAAGCTGAGGGCATATCTGTGAGCAAATTACGCTTCCGAGCAATGTTTGGGGAAG GCTGCATTGGAAATGCTCCTGTCATGCTCGCCAAACCACAAACTTTTATGAATGCAAGTGGTGAGTCT GTTGGATCACTTGTCTCATATTTCAACATACCACTGAATCAAGTACTTCTG ATGTATGATGACCTAGACTTACCTTTTGCAAAATTGCGTCTATTGCCAAAGGGTGGGCATGGAGGCCACAATGG GATGCGAAGTGTAATCAACCACTTTAAGGGGAGTCGTGATTTTCCACGTCTACGAATAG GCATTGGACGACCACCAGGGAAGATGGATCCTGCCAATTTTGTTCTCAGACCCTTCAACAAGCAAGAGCGTGAAGAG ATTGACTTCACGTTTCAGAGGGGAATAGAAGCAATAAGGATTTTAGTGCTCGAGGGGATCAACAAAAGTGCAACTTTTGTGAATAGTGTGCAGTCATCAGAACTCTTGAACAACTGA
- the LOC105046650 gene encoding uncharacterized protein, translated as MRLHARTLVYLLPRTQTQPQPPPAVSTLLFEPSSRSLALMLSDSSCLLYPSFSPFSSPPLPTAVPPVSTAACFLRLLPSPAAAGHVIFLSASPVASGSAVQLRAWILLPRDLFAPALLNFKSERACSALALPLPHGLSVRLAASTNVFVLHSLAANQIWVFAARLPGDHDDGGGGGGHPAVDLMKCAVVDLVLPVYSVAVSMGFLLLGEMDGVRVFPLRPLIKGEGRVARRGGVGQKGLSAAKGVDSVVDVCKKGVLNGLVIPSSAAKSGPPSLAAGKLPRPEAGCCCNDRGAELKNVVEKGTAGDRTPYKLRTVSLSQNSSDYSIFVVMTCGDIQNSKNAMGAVASAKAVSIHSLSQKKFLILDSAGNLHVLSMPNTVKAPEGTALCSATPKDAHMIHLDHTMKVQMLAVLPDISAKMQIFWVSDGGYSVQMMSITDIECPVSENDKNESKQKAVQISAIEAIFASEKVQDIIPLSANAILVLGQGSIFAYATA; from the exons ATGCGGCTGCACGCTCGTACTCTCGTCTACCTCCTCCCCAGGACCCAGACCCAGCCGCAGCCCCCGCCCGCGGTCTCGACCCTCCTCTTCGAGCCCTCCTCCCGTTCCCTCGCCCTCATGCTCTCCGACTCCTCCTGCCTCCTCTACCCCTCTTTTTCCCCCTTCTCTTCCCCACCCCTTCCCACCGCCGTCCCTCCCGTCTCCACCGCTGCCTGCTTCCTCCGCCTCCTCCCCTCCCCCGCCGCCGCCGGCCACGTCATCTTCCTATCCGCCTCCCCCGTCGCCTCCGGCTCCGCCGTCCAACTCCGTGCCTGGATCCTCCTCCCCCGCGACCTCTTCGCCCCCGCGCTCCTCAATTTCAAGAGCGAACGCGCCTGCTCCGCCCTCGCCCTCCCGCTCCCCCACGGCCTCTCCGTTCGCCTCGCCGCCTCCACCAACGTCTTCGTTCTCCACTCCCTCGCCGCCAACCAGATCTGGGTCTTCGCCGCCCGGCTGCCGGGCGACCATGACGACGGCGGCGGTGGCGGGGGTCATCCGGCCGTCGATCTGATGAAGTGTGCGGTCGTTGACCTCGTGCTCCCGGTCTACTCGGTCGCCGTCTCGATGGGGTTTCTGCTTCTTGGGGAGATGGATGGGGTTAGGGTCTTCCCTCTGAGGCCATTGATTAAGGGAGAAGGAAGGGTTGCGAGGCGTGGCGGTGTGGGGCAGAAAGGGCTCAGTGCAGCTAAGGGCGTTGATTCGGTCGTGGATGTATGCAAGAAGGGCGTTTTAAACGGGCTGGTGATTCCTTCAAGCGCTGCCAAGAGTGGTCCGCCATCTCTTGCCGCTGGCAAGCTGCCGAGACCTGAGGCTGGTTGTTGCTGCAATGATAGAGGTGCTGAATTGAAAAATGTCGTCGAAAAAGGGACAGCTGGAGATCGCACTCCCT ATAAGCTCAGGACTGTGAGTCTGAGTCAAAATTCAAGTGATTACTCAATTTTTGTGGTGATGACTTGTGGTGACATCCAAAATTCTAAAAATGCTATGGGAGCTGTGGCATCAGCAAAAGCAGTCTCAATCCATTCGCTGTCCCAGAAGAAGTTTTTGATCTTAGATTCTGCTGGGAATTTGCATGTCTTAAGCATGCCTAATACTGTCAAGGCACCAGAAGGCACTGCTCTGTGTTCTGCAACTCCCAAAGATGCTCATATGATCCATCTGGATCACACGATGAAAGTGCAAATGCTGGCTGTCCTTCCTGACATTTCTGCAA AGATGCAAATTTTTTGGGTATCAGATGGTGGATATTCAGTGCAGATGATGTCAATCACTGATATTGAATGTCCTGTCAGTGAGAATGATAAAAATGAAAGCAAACAGAAGGCAGTTCAGATCTCAG CTATTGAAGCAATCTTTGCAAGTGAAAAAGTTCAGGACATTATACCTCTTTCTGCAAATGCAATTCTTGTTCTTGGTCAAG GAAGCATATTTGCATATGCTACAGCTTGA